Genomic window (Syngnathus typhle isolate RoL2023-S1 ecotype Sweden linkage group LG4, RoL_Styp_1.0, whole genome shotgun sequence):
CCCAGCAGTTTTTTGTCGTGATGATACTGTCGTCTCAATATGTTTACAATTTTAAGCAACAATTCACCTGAACATTCCCTGCAATTTGcaaaacaatttagaaaaatgCAAGATATCAACAGATTTTgcagtaaacaaaaaaaacacaacaaatgatAACTTTATATATCTCAAGTGGATGAATACTCTGAATGGGCTCACAAcattcaaaagaaaagaaaacatttgaacatGTTCATCGTGTTATTTTGGTAGTGAATATAAAGTCCGAGGAAAGTGAGTCATACTTCTTGGACGGACAGCTCCACCAAATCAGGCAGAAAAGCTCAGCGGGAGTGGCAGGGCACGGATTGTGAGTCATAATCTGAGTGTTTGTTTATGCTTAAAACGCTATTCGAGGTTGTTATTTACTCCCTCAGCAGCATCTGGCATTTTAGGTGAATGAGTGACATCAATTTGTATCGTGAACTGATCAAATTCATTGTTCCAGTACAAAGAGCTCAAGCCTGAGACTTGCATTTTGCCACCTTAGATGGGACACGTGCTGACCCAGCCACCTTTCAAACTGTGGCTTGATGACCGTTGTGTCCCGTTCTAGgacaacagcacaaaaacaCACCACATAATCAAGTGACTAccacctttcctttttttttgcaccttgTTAAATTCAAAATTGGGAACAATGTTTCAACTGTGTATCggatttttatttcacaacaaagCGGAGTACAAAATGATCATTACTATTTTAGGCATTGACAACAAAACGTGTCTGAGTGTAGCTGGGATTAAGAGATTGTAGGATTAGCCAAGTGTTTGAGAAGCATCCAGAATGAGCAGGGAGCGAGCAGTTATACAACATTTACTGCTCAATATTTGCTGCTAATGACCTGACTGGCAGGTGATTTGTCAGTGCAACAGGTCCTGGATGTCTACGTGACGTCATAACGGTGGACTAGCACCAGACAATGGCACTCTGCACAGCCCAGACATGTTAGGTTACTATTTTAGGGAAACGATGTGTGCAGGTGCAGGAAGTTGGCAGGACATTCCCAGGGTGATCTCAGGTTAGGTGAGCAGACATCTGCTTTATGTTAATTCCAGAAACGAGCACATATGGCGCTATTTGTCCTCACCATCTGTAGTACTGCACATGCAAGGATGTCCACTGATACAAATGAAAACATGTtgtaaataaccataaatgaccTTATTTGTTTCTAGACAACGTTTCCAATAGGGAATAGAATAATTCTGTAACAGTGTAATATTGTCAGAGAAAAACAAATAAGTGGAAATGCATTTCCTGTAAAGTTAAGATCGTAAACAACTGAGAAGTGTGCACAATCATATCATTCAAATTTCATACTTTCAAAAGCCTACTGTCAACATTGACTAAAAAGATACAAGTCATAAAGAAATGGCCAATGAAGTGGTGtcattactttaaaaaaaatgacattaagaAACTCATGTTGCGTGGTTCAGATAGTTTATTTTGTAAATGGCACATTTAATCAATGCAACACTTTAGATTTACAGTCGTCAGCAAAAGCCATTTCATGTAAAGCGAGACAAATAAACTTACCTATAACCGACGACAGGCAAAGAAGAAGTGTAATCGCTGTCAAGTTGACTCCTCTTGCATTTTTGGAAGATGTCATATTGATTTATTCTTTATTGAACTGGAGTTGTTCAGAATGGAGCTGAAATTCGCGTTGTAGCCGCATTCAAGTGCACTGTGAAAATCGGACTCCTGTGGCAGCCAACGGACgaaaaaccaaaggtagtgacgTCATTGTGTGGGCGGAAACCTTTCCCCCTGTGGACTGAAGAGGATTTGGGTGCAGTCCTACCAAGTACTCGGGTTTGATTTATCATTCAAAAATCGCTAAATGTACTTTTTAAATATGATCGACACTATGTGTCCCGCAAAATGTGACATGAATAGTTCGCAGATCGGAATAAATATATTGCCAACACGGTCTTCAAAAGTAATATTCAGTATTTGGTACCACCTCAAACACGTTTCATATGTCATAGTTATATTCAGTCAGAAAAATTACAATGTTGACAAGATGAGACGCttaaaaatgcaatattttGCCAAACTCTGTCGCCCTCAGGCGGGCACTCTTTGTAACAAACATCTCGATAGTCAAGATACAGAAAATGGGTGGTCCCGATGGGAGTCAGTGTGTTGTGACGTCCCTATATGCTCAACCAATGGCAGGGCCCATATGCAAATTGGAGAATCTTCTCGGAAGCGGAATCGAGCTGTCAGTGTGGTGGCTACAGTACCAGTACCTGGTGTGCTTTGCATGGGCTACTTCCAATACGACGGCATTACACGACAGACAGTTATGACTTAACACGAACCCAATAACAAACGTTTTGAGGCAGTCAGCGGCGGATTCTTTCTTCGACTGTGGTAAGTAACGCCATGCTAAAAGATGCTGCTGCGACTGGTGCGCTTGTCTTCCTTTGCTCTACTACGTAGTGTATTTAACGGACGAGCCCAAGGTTTAACCTGACGATCctgcaaaaaaatgaaataaaattcatgGAGACACTGAGTCAAACACAAACTGAATCGATCAGCGTGGCCTgaatcttaaaaataaaaaaataaaaccgattaattttattatttttattttttttttataccaggATTGTGGAGCCAATGTAATGTGAATGGTGGGTTGGTGGTATTTAAAACGACCACCAGACATACATGaactttgattttgttttctatttGAGGTTTTTGATCGCAAATGTTTTCGTTTCGCATTTTCCATCATGCAATATGCCACCAGTGTGTGTCCTTGTGGCAGCCTGCAAGTCGTGACAAAGAACGCTAGCAGAGGCAACATTAGCAGACCCCCCTGTTAAATCACAACGTTCATTTACTGACCTAAGTGTTgtcaaaaaagaaatcaattcatTGCGGCTATTCTGACATATGTCCACGACTTGTGGTCCAGTGTTAGAATGCGGAGACTGGACGATCTTATTAATCGTGGGTGGGGATTCAGACGCTACAACTTGTGGTAACGTGTTCGCCGTCTGGAAAATAACTACCTGGTCACATGTTCCTAAGTCATAATTGCTTAAGCTCTCACTAAAGGTGAAAACGAAGGCGTCACTAAATTGCTTGTTGTAATACCATCATTTGCAGTCTACTAACTAGCGCTGAGATTCAgactcaaaaataattgatggTAGAGTGAACAATTCACACGAGGCCATGTAATGTTGgtaacagtctttttttttttttttgctgacaatGTTTTATTTCTAATGTATTGTTTATTCTGCTCATAGGTCTGACCACATCACTGTGACTTCACTCATCACACTTTCCCGGTTTTGGAAATAATTGTTTATTGTAGTCACGCTGAAAACAAGTAAGTCATCTTTAAAAAAGTACAGAAAAGacagatgggaggggggggggggggggaataaaaaatatgtttagtatttagtgatttttttattgCACAAGACGTTTTGTTGCAGGcaatgaaatatattttaaaacaatATCTCAGAATGTACACAACAAAGTTATTGATTATAAAAAATGTATACGTAAGTTAGTTGACAAATAATTCACGAAACTATTTGCATAGCATTATAAAGTCTAAAAAACACAAGCCTACTGTATATGTTTCTGTAATTCATTGCTTAAGCTTGTATCCTTCCCATTTAGTGTGCTGTACTGGTAATGATGTAAACAGGGTCATGAAAACAAATTGTGGCATAAGGCTTTGGCACAATGCTGTGTGAATTTATGCAATGTACTTCCCCTTGAATATGATCATGTCAAATATGTGGCTTTCCTGTGCTCTGTGCAGTTCCTCTTCTTACCGTAATGTCATCATCCAAGTAACAATTGATCATGATCGTCTATATTATTCTAATCATtaatttttccccaaaaatccCTAGCATCCCttgcatatttttcttttttatactgTATGTTGTttatcaatttttattttttattccagaGCAATCATGAGCACGCATGAATCGGATGTGCACACCATCGCTCCGGAGCTTCCGGCGATGTTTGATGGCATGAAATTGGCAGCGGTGGCGACGGTCCTCTACGTCATTGTGCGCTGCCTCAACCTTAAGAGTCCAACCGCACCCCCAGACCTCACCTATCAAGACACACCCCTCAACCACTTCCTGCTCAAGTCCTGTTCTCAGCTGAccaaagagtgagttttttaTCATTCatgctgttgccatggaaatgTAGATGCTGCCTTGCCATTCGGGACTGTGGCGAATGTAGCACTCAGTCTAGTGACGATCCCATCTGTCGTTAGTGTTCCTTTGTGTGCCGTACATCTGTCAGGCTTTGTCGTGGAACATGAAACAACAGGGCCCTATGGTAGAATTCATTGAACAAATGCAGAAAATGCATTTTCTTGTCAGCTTCACAGCCTGTAcagtatttgtaaaaaaaaaaaatacctgaaCTTTTGAGAGCCAACATTCTCCTCCTCTATTGTTCCAGAGGAAACTTTAGATCTTTAGCGGGACTCCTTAGAGTTAACCACAGGGGTCTGCTTACGTAACCAGTTCCTCTGGACCCCTTTGCCTTTCACTCAGCTGCATGTTCAGAAAAGTCATTTTAACATGTGAGTGGATAGGATAGCTGTTGTTCACCCTAATCTAATCTGTTTTATGATTGCGTTTTTAAGAAGTCATGGATATTTGTTACCCACAATGGCACATTTTGTGCAAGCGATATATTACACTGGAAGCTCTGAAGAGCTGGGAAGTTATCAGAACCAACTACATCGTGAGTGTTTGGTTGTGTTTGGGAATGTGCACACCACTGGGACTGCTTCGTGATCAATAAAATGTCAAGTGCGCCTTGGTGCTATGTGACTGTTTAGCTAGTTGTAATATGAAGCCTTTTGAAACGAGAATCACAAGGCCATTACAAACAGGCGTCTGACTACTCATCCACATTACAACAAAGAGATGATCCATCTCGGATTGAAACTGCTGTGCGCCTTCCAGAAACGTGCTGTCAAGAGCCGCTTCTGCTTACAACAAACGGCACGTTACCAAATTGAAGCTGCTGCCTGTGCTCTTATGTAACTGTGTATTTTCAAGGTGCGGTAAATGTTGGAGCCAGAGATGAGAAAACACAGGGACAAGGTTAAAGTACTTGCGTAACGTGACGTCACGATGAACTGTATACACAGTCTGCTTGAAGCTACGCAGAGCGTGTAATCACTGTGTCGCTACGGTTTTCATTGTAATCTAAAAAACAGGACTAATATCTTTGTGCTGATCATTGTGTTTTGGAACCAGCCAGCAAGCTTTGTAAACAAATATGATATGACATAATATGATAGTAAACTCACCGTTTTGGCGATCTCGAGCTATGATAATGTTATCTGCGTCATGTGCAGCAATATCAGCAGCCTATTTCATAACTAAAGACATGAGCTGTGACAACAATGTCAAACATTGATGGCCCCTCATTTACCGTTGTGCAATCTTCCAAAAAAGCAACTGTATGATGACCCAGACATTTTCCATTGGCATAAACCACCAATGCAAATCAGTATCCTTTGTTTACTGTTACTTATAATGCGGCCTCATGCTCCTATCTAGAGCCATGAAAACAAATTTTCTTTTGAAAGGAAGTTGTTGATGAAACTGTTGCTACACAGGTATATCCCACCATTACTATGGGGCAAGAGCGGTCACCTCCAGACGGCCTTGTACGGCAAACTAGGTCGGGTGAGCGCACCTCATCCCAGTGGCATCAGAAAGTACTTGCCCATGTCGGATGGGGCCACTGCGACCTTTGACCTCTTTGAACCAGTGGGGGACCATCGAACAGGAGGTAATGCCATTGGATTGTGAAGGGTCGTTTGTATAGGTTTTAGCAAAGCTAAATGGCTAAACATTGCCACATTAAAATTTTCATGACTAAAACTGAAAGCAAACAAAtgcaatgttgacattttgaaatgatCGTAATGTTTTACATAAAAAATATGCAATTTTTCCAGAAGTGGGTTAACTTTTTTGCTTTAGCTCGAGAGAAACAGTGTAATCCTTTGGACCCCCTCCCCTTGACTTGTTTTGATCTGCTTTAAAGCAGTAAAATAATCCATAATCTCTGATTTGTGAAATATCTCTCTGCCTGTTTGACCAGATGACATCACCATGGTGATCTGCCCCGGCATCGGTAACCACAGTGAGAAGCATTACATTCGAACCTTTGTGGATTATGCCCAGAAGGACGGCTACCGCTGTGCTGTGCTAAACCACCTTGGAGCTCTACCCAACATCGAGCTCACGTCACCACGCATGTTTACATATGGTAAATCCTGATAATGGAACTACCGAAATCCATTCTGTTCTGCCCAGGAATCTTGTATTAATCAGTAAAATTATCCTCACAGGGTGCACATGGGAGTTTGCCGCCATGGTTGGCTACATTAAGCGGATGTATCCTCAAACCCAGTTGATAGTGGTGGGTTTCAGTCTGGGTGGAAACATTGTCTGCAAGTTCCTAGGTGAGAACATGTCCAACCAGGAGCGAGTGCTGTGCTGTGTCAGCGTCTGTCAAGGTTACAGTGCTCTTAGGTTGGTGGATGTCTCATTGCTTAATCTGAATCATTCTATGATAACACATTGGTCTCATTTCTTTATTAAGTGTAATTCCATTATATCTATCTGGTGTATGCTCCTCCTGACTTTCTTATCACATACTGTAGCTGGCACATAGATGACGTAAAGCAGAAGGGTTGAACAGAAACTGGCATATTCATAAATACTTTCAATATTTACACACCGGTAGGAGATTATGGGAGCAAGTCGAAGTGCATGCATTTGTTAACAGCCCCTAGTAAGAAACAGGAAAGACTGCTAGTTCTTTCCATATGTAAAGATACATTCACAACTCTTTGTCTGTTCATAAATATTTGCATTTCATTCTTAGTTTCGCCCACTGAGCTTTTTGTTAATGTCTGACGCAGACCTCGGCATGACTCTTTGTCCAATGGATTACATATGACATTGCGTTGTTTGTGCTCACTCAGCATTCCTAAACTGACTTCCTGTCTGTCTCTCAGGGCCCAGGAAACATTCCTACAGTGGGATCAGTTCAGGCGCTTTTATAATTTTCTCATGGCTGACAACATGAAGAAAATAATCCTTTCACACAGGTAACGCTTGTGGAGAAGAGCCTTCAttagatttgaataaaaaaataatttagcaATCCATCAGGCATTAGTTATGTTTGACTCTTACGACAAATAAAGGTAGATTGTTcagaaaaacatgaaaaatgtaAGAACTGTTTTGTATTCATATATTCCCTAACTTGTCTTATGTAACCCTAACTTTTTTGCATGGTCCAGGCACAGTCTATTTGGGGGAAACTCGGTTAAAATGGTGCCTGGAGATCTTGGTCGGCTATATACAGCAACATCCCTCATGCAGATCGACGACAACATCATGAGGTACGTTAAAGTTGCCACTTCTGATCTTCAAATAACACAAATTTCAATCTCTTACCATGAATCTATCGTACTATTATGTCTTTCAACAGGAAATTTCATGGCCACAGCTCTCTCAAAGAGTATTATGAGAAGGAAAGCTGCGTCCATTATATTCACAATGTAAGCCACGGCCTTTCATATAACccaagttgacattgtttctgTGGTGTTTACCTTATGAATTGTCTTCTTGTAGGTAAATGTCCCACTGCTGCTTGTGAACGCTGCAGACGATCCTCTGGTTCATGACTCTCTGCTCAAAATCCCCCGCACATTAGCAGGTAAGCAACAATTTGCCATGACAACCACCTCAGTGGCGCAACACTATGATTCCACATATTATTGTCGGATTAGTTCCATTTGGGCTTATTTAGAACCACAAACCTCAATAGAACAAAGACCAGCCCGGTGCGGTCCGCAGACAAAATctcaaaattgtatttttgtggCCGAAGCCTTCAATTTAAAGGCAGTTTGCACAATGCTTCTTGCTAAGATGACACATCTTGAGGGTGTTGTCAGGAAGAATGTCAACCTGCTCGACAGACAATGATAGATTACTCACTATGTTAGAGATATTTGAGactggtaagaaaaaaaatctatggcCAAATTGTGGCAGTAATAGGGCTGCAGTATGAGTTATAATTTGCCAACTTTTTCATTCTAATCCAAAGTGCCTTGCAACTATGTCAATAGGCTTCTAGAAGTCTAAGTATGTTGGGAACTGAAGCACTACCAAAATAGTTAGGTTGAAAGGGTAAAAAAAAGGGTCTGTTTCCACGGAACACCCACATACACCTAAATTGCATGAAAATAATGTTAACACTTGACTGTGACATTGATACATAAATGCATACATAATACAGAGagacagttttattttattctgagGCTTTATtcaatcattttgttttctcttcaCACTGCTGTAATTCATATCATGTTAGATCAAATTATAATAAATGAGCCATTTGACCGCAAAAAATCCAAAGTGTATCAGATGAACCGTGCAATGTGGGTTCTCGCCCTCTTAATACTCTGCCATATACAAACCCGGAGGCTATTTGGGAAAAGAAAAGTCCCTCATCTGTGAGGCTTTGTGTGACTGACTTTCAGTCATGTGTCTTTTAAGTAACACCATGACCAGCTGTTGGTTTTAAAATATAATGCAGTCATACTGGGAAAAGGCATGACAGACATCTACTGCACATGCTGCTACTCTTGTGCGCCAAACTTGAACACAGAGTACACCCATGCAACCACTATTACaactattgttattattttagtgTTAAATTTTCATCATTCTGTGCCTGGTGAAATGATGTCGAAGGGTGTGGACCAGCACTCAAGGCAGCTTCCATGCATGATGCACACAGTTAAAAGCCCTGTGGGGTCAAAATCACAACTGAACTGAATCAGTGTCTCCCACTAACCTAGATAAAAGATACAAAATAAAGAGATCCAGGCCAATCCTTAATAGCCGAGCACGCCGCTCCGCTCGGGCACAGCTGCAGCACCCTATGCAAGTTCACGTGGCCATCGGATGAAGATGAATCATTTATCGCCTTCGGGGAAGGTGTCCTAGTTTTGACCATTATCTTTTTGTAATATGTCAGACATTCTGACAATGTCCGATTTATTCCACAATCACCTCATATTGGCGTTAGCCATCGTGGAACAACACTGAGGAAAGCTCACTTAGCTACTGTACCTATTGCAAGCTTTTGAGTAGCATTCACCAAATTCAAATTTATTAAGACACATATGTACCCATGCTCACCTAAAAATGTCTCTGCAAGAcccccaaacaaacaaacgcacacacacacacactcacaggaaGAAATTCGACAGCCTCAACCTCTTGTCCATTAAAATCCCACAGAAACACTCCGCCGTATTATAAAATTATTTCCCCTGAACAATAAATGTTGTTATAGCTGCAAAAGGAGGAACAACAACATAGTTTCCTTCATTTTCATCTCAGCAATTTTTTGTGtgcttgtatttatttaatgagACTTTTTCCACTGCATTGAACCTGTCACATTTTTGGCGACAGAAAGCAGCGCTCAAGCAGTGACTAAGtggtgtagaaaatggatgaatagaGTAGTTGGCAATTTTCAAGAAAGTGGTGGCAGTTGGTTGGCGGAGTAACTCCAATTTGGTCGGGGAAAATACATTGTAGCATAATCTCGGCTGAAACAACAAcatttattgcaggttgactcTCACTGAGTGGCAAAGGCTTGCAAGG
Coding sequences:
- the LOC133153302 gene encoding monoacylglycerol lipase ABHD2 isoform X2, with amino-acid sequence MSTHESDVHTIAPELPAMFDGMKLAAVATVLYVIVRCLNLKSPTAPPDLTYQDTPLNHFLLKSCSQLTKEYIPPLLWGKSGHLQTALYGKLGRVSAPHPSGIRKYLPMSDGATATFDLFEPVGDHRTGDDITMVICPGIGNHSEKHYIRTFVDYAQKDGYRCAVLNHLGALPNIELTSPRMFTYGCTWEFAAMVGYIKRMYPQTQLIVVGFSLGGNIVCKFLGENMSNQERVLCCVSVCQGYSALRAQETFLQWDQFRRFYNFLMADNMKKIILSHRHSLFGGNSVKMVPGDLGRLYTATSLMQIDDNIMRKFHGHSSLKEYYEKESCVHYIHNVNVPLLLVNAADDPLVHDSLLKIPRTLAESKGLMTVRFVTS
- the LOC133153302 gene encoding monoacylglycerol lipase ABHD2 isoform X1, whose translation is MSTHESDVHTIAPELPAMFDGMKLAAVATVLYVIVRCLNLKSPTAPPDLTYQDTPLNHFLLKSCSQLTKEYIPPLLWGKSGHLQTALYGKLGRVSAPHPSGIRKYLPMSDGATATFDLFEPVGDHRTGDDITMVICPGIGNHSEKHYIRTFVDYAQKDGYRCAVLNHLGALPNIELTSPRMFTYGCTWEFAAMVGYIKRMYPQTQLIVVGFSLGGNIVCKFLGENMSNQERVLCCVSVCQGYSALRAQETFLQWDQFRRFYNFLMADNMKKIILSHRHSLFGGNSVKMVPGDLGRLYTATSLMQIDDNIMRKFHGHSSLKEYYEKESCVHYIHNVNVPLLLVNAADDPLVHDSLLKIPRTLAEKKPNVIFALTLHGGHLGFFKGAVLFPKPLTWMDKVIVSYANAICQWQKQKAPCQSDPLSESSCTKEKA